One window of Jannaschia sp. CCS1 genomic DNA carries:
- a CDS encoding transketolase gives MASASDIRHALERKTLWLSSWMIHNANNIREKGRIKVGGHQASSASMNAILNALYFDVLRPEDRVAVKPHASPVFHAIQYLLGNQTRDQLEAFRAKGGAQPYPSRTKDRDDVDFSTGSVGMGVAMTAFASMTQDYLAGHGWLDRPKGRMIALVGDAELDEGNIYEALLEGAKHDLRNCWWIIDYNRQSLDGVVTQGLNARFRDIFVACGWDVLELKYGTLMQDAFARPGGTQLKAWIDGCDNNLYSALTFKGGAAWRAQMEGDFTGDNEALALLADHSDAELARLMGNLAGHDAALVAQTMKAIDHDRPVCFICYTVKGHGLPLAGHKDNHAGIMTSAQIEDLRDTMGIAVGAEWEAFAGIDIPEAEVRDFLDTVPFNAEGQRRLNANPVPTYDRVDPRIKGVTSTQEAFGKILAAIASDAPDLAERIVTTSPDVSVSTNLGPWINKTGLFAKTDQADVFRDQSVPSVQKWRRHGGGRHMELGIAENNLFTFLGALGLSHSLFGQRLLPVGTVYDPFICRGLDALNYACYQDARFMLAATPSGVSLSHEGGAHQSISTPLIGMAQDGLASFEPAFADELATIMRWGFDYMQRDGSGDPSEDNWLRDETGGSVYLRLSTVPLEQIDRTTDAAFETGVLDGGYWLRRPEPGTRVAIAYTGVVAPEAIRAAGLLSETMRGIGVLAITSADRLNAGWQAAERARQRGQTGVRSTIETLLADLPSDAGLVTVADAHPVTLSWLGGVEGHRVKSLGVEHFGQAGTVDDIYRLHGIDANAIQHAAMALMGGQSARYAQPLPG, from the coding sequence ATGGCAAGCGCGTCGGACATTCGCCACGCTCTGGAACGGAAAACCCTGTGGCTGTCGTCGTGGATGATCCACAACGCCAACAACATTCGCGAGAAGGGCCGGATCAAGGTCGGCGGCCATCAGGCGTCGTCGGCATCGATGAACGCCATCCTGAACGCGCTCTACTTCGATGTGCTGCGGCCGGAAGACCGCGTGGCCGTCAAGCCCCATGCCAGCCCGGTCTTCCATGCGATCCAGTATCTTCTGGGCAATCAGACCCGTGATCAGTTGGAGGCCTTCCGCGCCAAGGGCGGCGCGCAACCCTATCCGTCCCGCACCAAGGACCGGGACGATGTGGATTTCTCCACCGGGTCCGTGGGTATGGGCGTCGCCATGACCGCATTCGCGTCAATGACGCAGGATTATCTGGCCGGGCACGGGTGGCTGGATCGTCCCAAGGGCCGGATGATCGCCCTCGTCGGCGACGCGGAACTGGATGAAGGCAATATCTACGAGGCGCTTCTTGAAGGGGCCAAGCACGATCTGCGCAATTGCTGGTGGATCATCGACTACAACCGCCAATCCCTTGACGGGGTGGTGACGCAGGGCTTGAACGCGCGGTTTCGGGATATCTTCGTGGCCTGCGGCTGGGATGTGCTGGAGCTGAAATACGGCACCCTCATGCAGGATGCCTTCGCCCGCCCCGGTGGGACGCAATTGAAGGCGTGGATCGACGGCTGTGACAACAACCTCTATTCCGCGCTGACCTTCAAGGGCGGGGCCGCGTGGCGGGCGCAGATGGAGGGGGATTTCACGGGCGACAACGAGGCTCTGGCGCTTTTGGCCGATCATAGTGACGCAGAGCTGGCGCGGTTGATGGGCAACCTCGCGGGCCATGATGCTGCGTTGGTGGCGCAGACAATGAAGGCCATCGACCATGACCGTCCGGTCTGTTTCATCTGCTACACGGTCAAGGGCCACGGGCTGCCGCTGGCGGGCCACAAGGACAACCATGCCGGGATCATGACCAGTGCCCAGATCGAGGATCTGCGCGACACGATGGGCATAGCCGTCGGAGCGGAATGGGAGGCCTTTGCAGGCATCGACATCCCCGAGGCGGAGGTCAGGGATTTCCTGGACACCGTACCGTTCAACGCCGAGGGGCAACGCCGTCTGAACGCGAACCCCGTGCCCACCTACGACCGCGTTGATCCACGGATCAAAGGCGTCACCTCCACCCAGGAGGCGTTTGGCAAGATCCTCGCGGCCATCGCCTCGGACGCGCCGGATCTGGCGGAGCGCATTGTCACGACCTCTCCGGATGTCTCCGTGTCCACCAACCTCGGGCCGTGGATCAACAAGACCGGCCTTTTCGCCAAAACGGATCAGGCCGATGTCTTCCGCGATCAATCCGTGCCGTCGGTGCAGAAATGGCGACGCCACGGGGGCGGGCGGCATATGGAGCTTGGGATTGCCGAGAACAACCTGTTCACCTTCCTCGGCGCGCTTGGCCTGTCGCATTCCCTGTTCGGTCAACGGCTGCTGCCGGTGGGCACGGTCTACGATCCGTTCATCTGCCGTGGCCTCGATGCGCTGAACTACGCCTGCTACCAGGATGCGCGGTTCATGCTGGCGGCAACGCCATCGGGCGTGTCGCTCAGCCATGAAGGCGGCGCGCACCAATCTATTTCGACACCGCTGATCGGCATGGCGCAGGATGGTCTGGCGAGCTTTGAGCCCGCGTTTGCCGACGAGTTGGCGACGATCATGCGGTGGGGGTTCGACTACATGCAACGCGACGGGTCCGGTGATCCGTCCGAGGATAACTGGCTGCGCGACGAGACCGGCGGTTCTGTCTATCTGCGGCTGTCGACCGTGCCGCTTGAGCAGATCGACCGCACCACGGACGCGGCGTTTGAGACGGGCGTGCTTGATGGTGGTTACTGGCTACGCCGACCGGAGCCCGGTACCCGTGTCGCCATTGCCTATACGGGCGTCGTCGCGCCGGAAGCCATCCGCGCGGCGGGCCTTCTGTCCGAGACCATGCGCGGCATCGGCGTGTTGGCCATCACGTCCGCCGACCGTCTGAACGCCGGGTGGCAGGCGGCGGAGCGGGCCCGCCAACGGGGCCAGACGGGCGTCAGGTCAACGATTGAAACCTTGCTGGCCGATCTGCCGTCTGATGCGGGCCTCGTGACCGTCGCCGACGCCCACCCTGTGACCCTGTCTTGGCTGGGTGGGGTCGAGGGTCACCGGGTGAAATCCCTTGGAGTGGAGCATTTCGGACAGGCCGGAACCGTGGACGACATCTACCGCCTGCACGGAATTGATGCCAACGCCATTCAACACGCGGCCATGGCGCTGATGGGCGGACAGAGCGCGCGCTACGCGCAACCGCTACCCGGCTGA
- a CDS encoding YihY/virulence factor BrkB family protein, translating to MSEPDPAAVHRGQRATHPREIPVRGFLDVGLRVVKRVGRDQLSLIAAGIAFFGMLALFPALAALVALGGAFVDPVQIVEGAEAYLSALPIAAREIVQGQMVELASADSDTLSLAAMIAFGIAIYSSSRGMANLVSGLNVAYEEEEERGFLALQLRITALTVFALIVGLLSLGALAVLPLATELIFRSELLTQVALILRWPLLLGFASVAFTIIYRFGPSRRQAKWRWIAPGGVLAVLIWVTATFGFAWYVQAFGAYNETFGTLAGVIVLLMWLWLSAFSILLGATLDAEMEAQTGKDSTVGEDRPMGQRGAVKADSCAAGVQDPG from the coding sequence ATGTCCGAACCAGACCCCGCCGCGGTGCATCGCGGTCAGCGTGCCACGCATCCCCGCGAGATCCCGGTTCGCGGGTTCCTTGATGTCGGGTTGCGTGTGGTCAAACGTGTTGGACGCGATCAGTTGAGTTTGATCGCCGCCGGTATCGCTTTTTTTGGGATGCTTGCCCTGTTCCCGGCGCTGGCCGCCCTTGTGGCGCTGGGGGGCGCGTTTGTCGACCCGGTCCAGATCGTTGAAGGCGCGGAGGCCTATCTGAGTGCCCTGCCAATTGCGGCCCGAGAGATCGTGCAGGGTCAGATGGTTGAGCTGGCCAGCGCCGACAGTGATACGCTGAGCCTCGCGGCGATGATCGCGTTCGGCATAGCGATCTATTCGTCGAGCAGAGGCATGGCGAACCTCGTGTCGGGCTTGAATGTCGCATATGAAGAGGAAGAAGAGCGGGGCTTTCTGGCACTTCAATTGAGGATCACGGCGCTGACGGTTTTCGCCCTCATCGTAGGCCTTTTGTCCCTCGGGGCGTTGGCCGTCTTGCCACTCGCGACAGAACTGATTTTTCGCTCAGAGCTCCTGACGCAGGTGGCGCTTATCCTGCGCTGGCCGCTGCTTTTGGGATTCGCCTCGGTCGCGTTCACGATCATTTACCGCTTTGGACCATCCCGCAGGCAAGCCAAGTGGCGGTGGATCGCGCCGGGCGGCGTTTTGGCCGTGCTGATTTGGGTGACCGCAACCTTTGGTTTCGCGTGGTACGTGCAGGCATTCGGCGCTTACAATGAGACGTTCGGCACGCTTGCCGGTGTGATTGTCCTGCTGATGTGGCTGTGGCTCAGCGCGTTTTCCATCCTGTTGGGGGCCACTCTCGATGCCGAGATGGAGGCTCAGACGGGCAAAGACAGCACTGTGGGCGAAGATCGCCCGATGGGGCAGCGCGGCGCTGTGAAGGCGGATAGTTGCGCCGCCGGGGTGCAGGATCCGGGCTAA
- a CDS encoding phage holin family protein gives MPAPSSDLSGSAHLLTDIVSQIGRILRKEAALAKAEVGENLSRAGVAIGLIVAAVILALVALIAVAGAGVAALVTILGWAPHWAALAVGGGIALVAIIFAAKGIYDLKLKRLVPSRSIANVKQDVALVKERINA, from the coding sequence ATGCCCGCCCCTAGCAGCGATCTGAGTGGCTCTGCCCATCTTCTGACGGATATCGTCAGTCAGATCGGGCGGATCCTCCGCAAGGAAGCGGCATTGGCAAAGGCGGAGGTGGGTGAAAACCTGTCGCGCGCCGGTGTCGCTATCGGGCTCATCGTGGCTGCCGTCATTCTTGCGCTGGTAGCACTCATCGCCGTTGCCGGGGCAGGCGTTGCCGCGCTCGTCACGATTCTTGGGTGGGCTCCGCATTGGGCCGCATTGGCCGTTGGCGGTGGCATTGCCCTCGTGGCAATCATCTTTGCCGCCAAAGGTATTTATGACCTGAAACTCAAGCGTCTTGTTCCCAGCCGCAGCATTGCCAACGTCAAACAAGATGTGGCCCTCGTGAAGGAGCGGATCAATGCCTAG
- a CDS encoding DUF2383 domain-containing protein, with translation MTAPADLNHTTDAIDAVSKVTTDVADVMDGYAAMLDRAEDDLKPFIERLHILHSTHLVALKPHLDTIGGNSSQTGSAMGYVHQAVATVRDWVGKLDASALPQIADGEEMIVDSYTEAVQATKPNTPINLLLDEQRSALRAQIAVLKA, from the coding sequence ATGACTGCACCAGCAGACCTGAACCACACCACCGATGCCATTGATGCGGTGTCCAAGGTCACCACTGACGTCGCCGATGTGATGGATGGCTACGCCGCCATGCTGGACCGCGCCGAGGATGATCTGAAACCATTCATTGAGCGTTTGCACATCCTGCATTCCACGCATCTGGTCGCGCTGAAGCCGCATCTCGACACGATCGGCGGCAATTCCAGCCAAACGGGCTCTGCCATGGGATATGTCCACCAAGCGGTCGCAACCGTGCGCGACTGGGTCGGTAAGCTGGATGCGTCAGCTCTGCCGCAGATTGCTGATGGCGAAGAGATGATCGTTGACAGCTACACCGAGGCTGTGCAGGCCACCAAGCCGAATACGCCAATCAACCTTCTGCTGGATGAGCAGCGCAGCGCATTGCGCGCACAAATTGCAGTTTTGAAGGCGTAG
- a CDS encoding phospholipase D family protein, whose product MTSDRPSNTAPITDLDVYFSAAEAFPAFEELCLSATRSIRCCFRVFDPSTSLHSDAGRGIGETWFDLLLHLLNRGVEIDITISDFDPIIATDDHRRSWRSARLLADLDELSTDARLTFAISMHPARVGYLPRRVLRSKIAGELEKRDADPLTPGLDGLEAGDDLPLMPATHHQKLAVVDEDALYIGGLDLNDRRYDTLLHQQASEQTWQDIQAIARGPVVAAAAAHLKSFRAVTEGEGEAPPQAPGFLRTLSSRRAQDLIHIAPKPLINEIEEAHLAAVERAEGLIYLETQFFRHKPLAEALVQAATQKDDLACILILPAAPEDVAFEGNDAEDARMGAQIQMEALQILTEGLGERLALASPAQCRSAEDVPQAAILHGAPLIYVHSKLSLFGRDEAILSSANLNGRSFRWDTEAGLHLSERAHVEPLWPRALDHWLLDTAPDPFGPPRDTVTRINQLLSENVAKSPEDRHHFLLPFDHSAQDRLASPLPFVPDEMV is encoded by the coding sequence TTGACCAGTGACAGACCTTCAAACACCGCTCCGATCACGGATCTGGACGTCTATTTCTCGGCCGCTGAGGCGTTTCCGGCGTTTGAGGAGCTGTGCCTGTCGGCCACACGCAGCATTCGGTGCTGCTTTCGTGTCTTCGACCCGTCCACATCGCTGCACAGTGATGCCGGGCGCGGGATCGGCGAAACGTGGTTCGACCTGCTGCTGCATCTGTTGAACCGCGGTGTGGAGATTGACATTACGATCAGCGACTTCGATCCGATCATTGCGACCGATGATCATCGCAGGTCCTGGCGGTCCGCCCGTTTGCTGGCTGACTTGGACGAGCTGTCAACCGATGCCCGTCTGACCTTTGCCATTTCGATGCACCCGGCGCGCGTGGGCTATCTGCCCCGCCGTGTCCTCCGCTCCAAGATCGCGGGTGAGCTGGAGAAGCGGGACGCGGATCCCTTGACCCCTGGCCTGGACGGCTTGGAGGCCGGTGACGACCTGCCACTGATGCCAGCGACCCATCACCAGAAGCTCGCCGTTGTGGATGAAGACGCGCTGTATATCGGCGGCCTTGATTTGAATGATCGCCGGTATGACACGTTGCTTCACCAGCAGGCGTCCGAGCAGACGTGGCAGGACATCCAGGCCATCGCGCGCGGCCCCGTGGTCGCAGCGGCAGCCGCCCATCTGAAAAGCTTCCGCGCCGTCACCGAGGGCGAGGGAGAGGCCCCGCCGCAGGCCCCGGGGTTCTTGCGCACGCTCTCATCCAGGCGGGCCCAGGATCTGATCCATATCGCCCCCAAGCCCCTGATCAACGAGATCGAAGAGGCGCATCTTGCCGCCGTCGAGAGGGCTGAGGGCCTGATCTATCTGGAGACGCAGTTTTTCCGTCACAAACCGCTGGCGGAGGCGTTGGTGCAGGCGGCAACGCAAAAAGACGACCTAGCGTGTATCCTGATCCTTCCCGCCGCCCCGGAAGATGTCGCCTTCGAGGGCAATGACGCGGAGGACGCGCGCATGGGCGCCCAGATCCAGATGGAGGCGCTGCAGATCCTGACAGAGGGTTTGGGCGAGCGTCTGGCCCTTGCCTCACCGGCCCAGTGCCGATCCGCTGAAGACGTGCCACAGGCGGCCATCCTGCATGGCGCGCCGTTGATTTACGTCCATTCCAAGTTGTCGCTTTTTGGCCGGGATGAGGCGATATTGTCGTCTGCCAATCTGAACGGACGCAGCTTCAGGTGGGACACCGAAGCCGGGTTGCACCTGTCCGAGCGCGCCCATGTGGAGCCCCTGTGGCCCCGCGCGCTGGACCATTGGCTGCTGGATACCGCTCCTGATCCATTCGGCCCCCCGCGCGATACGGTCACGCGGATTAACCAGTTGCTGTCCGAGAATGTCGCGAAATCTCCCGAGGATCGGCACCACTTTCTTCTGCCCTTCGATCACAGCGCGCAGGACCGTCTGGCGTCCCCCCTACCATTCGTCCCGGACGAGATGGTGTAG
- a CDS encoding sensor histidine kinase yields the protein MTSIARRWVQIWSRVSSLKARLALFLGLAILPLGIIAVAQTAAVVRDARTLEQNDILARTAQAASTERALLRRAHGAATALGVSAVAAGAESALCADIMRRFVDRAQAYVFAGFTTADGNLECTSNGEVLDLSGRADWQDFVERPQPTVTVDLSEESGGQSVIIATAPIFDSETEVLLGAAAVALPHSLTDTLLAAQVEEVELALINDRGQVLSASTGITEVGIFEDLSVPADDLGTNQRGVTFNVIDENGEPRLAALVPLIEDRVYVLGLWSGSVQNHAVAILGTVTPLFPVLMWVVAFGVGYLALENLVLRHLREIRRRMTAFSFDDPSAGFANLEDPPAEFRQIAATYNRMIDRMLADRAELAESLEEKELLLREVHHRVKNNLQLIASILNMQMRSVPDGDARRVLRRVQDRVMSLSTIHKALYTGTTMVHVRADKLLGEVVQAAFNMGVPQGRGIETSMHLDPLDLDPDQAVPLALLANETVINAVKYIGRPEDGTPKLQVRLYAGDEREVTLIVENSLGGQVQEDMAGEGTGLGTRLVEAFVAQLGGTQDVVTTEGLYRFQMTFTAFALPGEDTYSDTDDTAPLAQTG from the coding sequence ATGACCTCCATTGCCCGCCGTTGGGTGCAGATCTGGAGCCGTGTGTCATCGTTGAAAGCGCGCCTGGCGCTGTTCCTGGGCCTCGCAATCTTGCCCTTGGGCATTATTGCAGTGGCCCAGACCGCAGCGGTCGTCCGCGACGCGCGCACGCTGGAACAAAACGATATCCTCGCCCGCACTGCGCAAGCGGCCAGCACCGAGCGTGCCTTGCTAAGACGGGCCCATGGCGCGGCGACCGCATTGGGGGTCAGCGCCGTGGCGGCGGGTGCCGAAAGCGCCCTCTGTGCAGACATCATGCGGCGGTTTGTGGATCGCGCTCAGGCCTATGTCTTCGCCGGATTTACCACTGCGGATGGCAATCTGGAATGTACGTCCAATGGTGAGGTCTTGGATCTGTCCGGTCGGGCCGATTGGCAGGATTTTGTGGAGCGCCCGCAGCCGACGGTCACGGTTGACCTGAGTGAGGAGTCGGGCGGCCAATCCGTGATCATCGCCACAGCCCCGATTTTCGATTCCGAGACCGAGGTGCTTCTTGGTGCGGCGGCGGTGGCGCTCCCCCATAGTCTTACGGATACACTTCTGGCCGCTCAGGTCGAAGAGGTGGAACTTGCTTTGATCAATGATCGGGGACAGGTGCTGTCTGCCAGTACGGGCATCACCGAAGTGGGGATCTTTGAAGACCTAAGTGTGCCCGCGGACGACCTTGGCACGAACCAACGGGGCGTCACCTTCAATGTGATTGATGAGAACGGGGAACCTCGGCTGGCGGCCCTTGTTCCACTAATTGAGGACCGGGTCTACGTGCTTGGCCTGTGGTCGGGCTCCGTGCAGAATCACGCCGTCGCCATTCTGGGCACGGTCACGCCGCTATTTCCGGTCCTGATGTGGGTTGTGGCCTTCGGGGTCGGATACCTGGCGCTTGAAAATCTGGTTCTGCGTCATCTGCGTGAGATCCGGCGACGGATGACGGCATTCTCTTTCGACGACCCCAGTGCCGGGTTTGCCAACCTTGAAGATCCCCCAGCAGAATTTCGACAGATTGCCGCGACATACAACCGGATGATCGACCGGATGCTTGCGGATCGGGCAGAGTTGGCCGAGAGTCTGGAAGAGAAAGAGCTGTTGCTGCGGGAGGTGCACCATAGGGTGAAAAACAACCTGCAGCTTATCGCCTCGATCCTCAATATGCAGATGCGTTCGGTCCCTGATGGCGATGCCAGGCGCGTGTTGCGCCGGGTCCAGGACCGGGTGATGAGCCTGTCGACCATCCACAAGGCTCTCTACACGGGCACGACAATGGTCCATGTGCGTGCCGACAAGTTGCTGGGAGAGGTCGTACAGGCCGCCTTTAACATGGGCGTGCCGCAGGGCCGGGGGATAGAAACGTCCATGCATCTCGATCCGCTGGACCTTGACCCGGATCAGGCGGTTCCGTTGGCGCTTCTCGCCAATGAGACGGTCATAAACGCGGTCAAATACATCGGCCGCCCCGAAGACGGCACGCCGAAATTGCAGGTGCGCCTGTACGCCGGTGATGAGCGTGAGGTTACGCTGATCGTCGAAAACAGCCTTGGCGGACAGGTTCAGGAGGATATGGCGGGTGAGGGTACGGGACTTGGCACGCGTTTGGTTGAGGCGTTCGTCGCCCAACTCGGCGGCACACAGGACGTCGTGACGACAGAAGGCCTCTACCGGTTCCAGATGACGTTCACGGCATTCGCTTTGCCGGGCGAGGACACGTATAGTGACACGGATGACACTGCGCCCCTAGCGCAAACCGGGTGA
- a CDS encoding RNA polymerase sigma factor codes for MAIDPRDEIVEHLPSLRAFARSLTRNPSSADDLVQDTVVKAWSNIDKFQAGTNMRAWLFTILRNTFYSARRKQKREVADIDGELTAQLSEKPAHDGRLAMKDFATAFAELPDEQREALLLVGASGFAYEEAADMCGCAVGTIKSRVNRARTRLTEMLDLKEDEALELTDAATVAVVSGKPAA; via the coding sequence ATGGCAATTGATCCGCGCGATGAGATCGTCGAGCACCTGCCATCCCTGCGCGCCTTTGCGCGGTCGCTGACCCGCAATCCGTCCTCTGCCGATGACCTCGTCCAAGACACGGTGGTAAAGGCCTGGTCGAACATCGACAAATTTCAGGCCGGCACGAACATGCGCGCATGGCTGTTCACGATCCTGCGAAACACCTTCTATTCGGCCCGCCGCAAGCAAAAGCGCGAGGTCGCCGATATTGACGGAGAGCTGACGGCACAATTGTCAGAGAAACCAGCACATGACGGGCGTCTGGCGATGAAGGATTTCGCCACGGCGTTCGCGGAGTTGCCAGACGAACAGCGCGAGGCGTTGCTTCTCGTCGGGGCATCGGGGTTTGCGTATGAGGAAGCGGCCGACATGTGTGGATGCGCTGTCGGCACGATCAAAAGTCGCGTCAACCGGGCGCGGACGCGACTGACAGAAATGCTGGATCTGAAAGAGGATGAAGCCCTTGAGCTGACGGATGCTGCAACGGTCGCCGTTGTCTCGGGGAAGCCTGCCGCATGA
- a CDS encoding NepR family anti-sigma factor translates to MDQQIDENLKRVYDDAMKDELPDRFMDLIAQLKAKEGNDKDGN, encoded by the coding sequence GTGGACCAACAGATCGATGAGAATCTAAAGCGCGTCTATGATGATGCAATGAAGGATGAGTTGCCTGACCGGTTTATGGACTTGATCGCTCAACTTAAAGCGAAAGAAGGAAATGACAAAGATGGCAATTGA